Proteins encoded together in one Salvelinus fontinalis isolate EN_2023a chromosome 6, ASM2944872v1, whole genome shotgun sequence window:
- the LOC129857339 gene encoding frizzled-1-like — MDYNRVLCIFLQVFLLISLGSIRVNGQYGDRGMSIPEHGFCQPISIPLCTDIAYNETIMPNLLGHTNQEEAGLEVHQFYPLVKVQCSPDLKFFLCSMYAPVCTVLEQALPPCRSLCERARQGCEALMNKFGFQWPVSLACESFPVHGAGELCVGQNISGQSTPVNPTPDVTEPPHDTGIVKGQFKCPASLKVPTYLNYRFLGEDDCGAPCDPKKSNGMMYFSEEELKFARIWIVIWSVLCCASTLFTVLTYLVDMKRFSYPERPIIFLSGCYTMVSIAYIAGFLLEDKVVCNDRFDNDIRTVVQGTKKEGCTILFMMLYFFSMASSIWWVILALTWFLAAGMKWGHEAIEANSQYFHLAAWAVPAIKTITILAVGQVDGDVLSGVCFVGINSVDALRGFVLAPLFVYLFIGTSFLLAGFVSLFRIRTIMKHDGTKTEKLEKLMVRIGIFSVLYTVPATIVIACYFYEQAFREQWERTWISQTCKTYAVPCPAHPHPNMSPDFTVFMIKYLMTLIVGITSGFWIWSGKTLNSWKRFYTRLANNRQGETTV, encoded by the coding sequence ATGGATTACAACAGAGTACTGTGTATATTTTTGCAGGTGTTTTTATTGATCAGTTTAGGATCTATAAGGGTAAATGGACAGTATGGCGACCGGGGAATGTCTATTCCGGAGCACGGCTTTTGCCAGCCGATTTCTATTCCACTTTGTACAGACATCGCATACAACGAGACCATCATGCCAAATTTACTAGGACACACAAACCAGGAGGAAGCAGGGCTCGAGGTACACCAGTTTTATCCGCTTGTGAAAGTTCAGTGTTCTCCTGATTTAAAGTTTTTCCTCTGCTCCATGTATGCGCCTGTATGCACCGTGCTTGAGCAGGCGCTTCCCCCGTGCAGGTCACTGTGCGAGAGGGCGAGACAGGGCTGCGAGGCGCTCATGAACAAATTCGGTTTTCAGTGGCCGGTCAGCCTCGCTTGCGAGTCTTTCCCGGTTCACGGAGCGGGCGAGCTGTGCGTCGGGCAGAATATTTCGGGTCAAAGCACACCGGTCAATCCCACCCCTGATGTAACGGAGCCTCCGCACGATACTGGGATTGTAAAAGGACAGTTCAAGTGCCCGGCTTCTCTGAAAGTACCCACTTATTTGAATTACCGTTTTCTCGGTGAGGATGACTGTGGCGCACCGTGCGACCCAAAGAAATCTAACGGAATGATGTACTTCAGCGAGGAAGAGTTAAAATTCGCCAGGATATGGATAGTAATCTGGTCCGTGTTATGTTGTGCATCCACGTTATTTACCGTTCTAACCTATCTGGTGGACATGAAGCGCTTCAGCTACCCTGAGCGTCCTATTATCTTCCTATCCGGTTGCTATACCATGGTATCCATTGCCTACATAGCTGGATTTCTCCTTGAGGACAAGGTGGTTTGCAATGACAGGTTTGACAACGACATTAGAACTGTGGTGCAGGGTACCAAAAAGGAGGGATGTACCATCCTCTTCATGATGTTGTATTTTTTCAGCATGGCCAGCTCCATCTGGTGGGTCATCCTGGCCCTCACCTGGTTCCTGGCAGCAGGGATGAAGTGGGGTCACGAAGCCATCGAGGCCAACTCGCAGTACTTCCACCTGGCGGCGTGGGCTGTGCCCGCCATTAAGACCATCACTATCCTGGCGGTGGGCCAGGTGGACGGGGATGTCCTTAGCGGCGTGTGCTTCGTGGGCATCAACAGCGTGGACGCTCTCCGAGGCTTCGTCCTGGCGCCGCTCTTTGTCTACCTCTTCATCGGCACCTCGTTCCTCCTGGCCGGCTTCGTGTCTCTGTTCCGGATCAGAACCATCATGAAGCACGACGGCACCAAGACGGAGAAGCTGGAGAAGCTGATGGTGAGGATAGGGATCTTCAGCGTGCTCTACACCGTCCCCGCCACCATCGTCATCGCCTGCTACTTCTACGAGCAGGCCTTCCGGGAGCAGTGGGAGAGGACGTGGATCAGCCAGACGTGTAAGACGTATGCCGTGCCCTGTCCGGCCCACCCACACCCGAACATGAGCCCCGACTTCACCGTCTTCATGATCAAGTACCTCATGACTCTGATCGTGGGGATAACGTCCGGGTTCTGGATCTGGTCTGGGAAGACCCTCAACTCCTGGAAGAGGTTTTATACGAGACTAGCTaacaacagacagggagagaccacgGTGTGA